In Leucoraja erinacea ecotype New England chromosome 28, Leri_hhj_1, whole genome shotgun sequence, the following are encoded in one genomic region:
- the LOC129710691 gene encoding uncharacterized protein LOC129710691 isoform X3, with translation MDTAVSQPTECPGPSSKRIRTQDTSTEGRKRTVIHQLFDASTSVMYTIHETTDEESFKNANGTSSLISSSDGCTLTANVPSTNNCPPSSKIRRSTSTGSMINRTPVGLSNQLCRVNRFCGVNQLHNKKIQTTIKPKVRTVGIQVAFGEKKLLASQETQTDWTLQPTLPLQDYSHSVKTEIVDAV, from the exons ATGGACACGGCGGTCAGCCAGCCCACCGAATGTCCAGGTCCGTCCAGCAAGCGGATCAGAACACAGGATACTTCTACAGAAGGCCGTAAAAGAACA GTCATACACCAGCTGTTTGACGCCAGCACCTCGGTCATGTACACCATCCACGAGACCACAGACGAAGAGAGCTTTAAGAACGCCAACGGGACGTCCAGCTTGATCAGCTCGAGCGACGGCTGCACCCTGACCGCAAATGTCCCCTCTACGAACAACTGCCCACCATCTTCAAAGATCAGGCGATCGACAAGCACGGGCAGCATGATCAACCGCACACCTGTCGGACTGAGCAATCAGTTGTGTAGAGTGAACAGATTCTGTGGAGTGAATCAACTGCACAACAAGAAAATTCAAACCACAATCAAACCCAAAGTCAGAACAGTTG GTATTCAAGTGGCATTTGGAGAGAAGAAGCTGCTTGCTTCTCAAGAGACTCAAACCGATTGGACACTGCAGCCAACACTCCCTCTGCAGGATTACTCGCACTCTGTGAAAACCGAAATCGTTGATGCTGTTTAA